A region of Ornithorhynchus anatinus isolate Pmale09 chromosome 5, mOrnAna1.pri.v4, whole genome shotgun sequence DNA encodes the following proteins:
- the PRR19 gene encoding proline-rich protein 19, with the protein MKPQAPGPPCQRQPEATDRIRRRRSKRERDRRRFGGCAGGVGRVTFPGSQRPAPPLAGPSLERPAAPLGVVITRQRLSRDHRGLFNREVKSVSVERLLGSGEGGGRTCQGAGAAPDEGPPLPGPTPPLPGWRQLQGRRTKADVAPGGSGPGPSSPLRPPHVGELLGELRGQLPLPEAFPGRDLVQEARGVIMGALLAQHGRLPDLAQVLRGSQEQAAGPERESHGEWRQPGWESPAPPPPRETRRAEELPLLLGPSPGPLLTERMDGSLELPPSPQPPSPFFSSAQPERCGPWWGEAAAPAPTAFDMLKSIWLQPSPPPPPDPPPRDPPPLEPPWQWGPRAPIPLSCFPPSAALDWSPGPLAPRLLGRTSPEPWTFPRMKLY; encoded by the exons ATGAAGCCCCAGGCGCCCGGCCCTCCCTGCCAACGCCAGCCCGAGGCGACGGACCGGATCAGGCGTCGGAGGTCCAAACGGGAGCGGGACCGGCGGCGCTTCGGTGGCTGCGCGGGCGGCGTCGGCAGGGTCACCTTCCCGGGCAGCCAGCGGCCTGCCCCGCCCCTGGCCGGGCCCTCCCTCGAGCGGCCCGCCGCCCCGCTGGGGGTTGTCATCACGCGGCAGAGGCTGAGCCGGGATCACCGGGGCCTCTTCAACCGAGAGGTCAAGTCCGTCTCGGTGGAGCGGCTCCTGGGGTCCGGGGAAGGTGGAGGCCGGACTTGCCAGGGGGCCGGGGCTGCTCCCGACGAGGGCCCGCCGCTTCCCGGCCCCACGCCGCCTCTGCCGGGATGGCGGCAGCTCCAGGGACGGCGGACTAAAGCAGATGTGGCCCCGGGAGGGTCCGGGCCGGGGCCCTCCAGCCCTCTCCGGCCCCCGCATGTCGGGGAGCTGCTCGGGGAGCTCCGGGGTCAGCTGCCCTTGCCGGAGGCCTTTCCCGGGCGCGACCTGGTGCAGGAAGCTCGAGGGGTCATCATGGGAGCCTTGCTGGCCCAGCACGGGAGGCTGCCTGACCTCGCCCAAGTCCTGAGGGGGTCCCAGGAACAGGCGGCGG ggCCCGAGAGGGAGAGCCACGGGGAATGGAGGCAGCCCGGATGGGAGAGTCCCGCGCCGCCGCCCCCAAGGGAGACGAGGAGGGCAGAAGAGCTGCCCCTTCTTCTTGGCCCCAGTCCCGGCCCCCTTCTCACGGAGAGG ATGGACGGGAGCCTggagctgcccccctccccccagccgccctctcctttcttctcctcggCCCAGCCGGAGCGGTGCGGGCCCtggtggggggaggcggcggctCCCGCCCCGACAGCCTTCGACATGCTGAAGAGCATCTGGTTGCAGccgtcgcccccgccgcccccggatcctcccccccgggaccccccgcccctcgAGCCCCCCTGGCAGTGGGGCCCTCgggcccccatccccctctcctgcttcccGCCCTCGGCCGCCCTGGACTGGAGCCCCGGCCCCCTGGCCCCCCGCCTGCTGGGCCGGACCAGCCCCGAGCCCTGGACCTTCCCGCGCATGAAGCTCTACTAG
- the TMEM145 gene encoding transmembrane protein 145, producing the protein MEPPHRPATPLPLLLLLLPPLLLPPPAVRGKYVRGNISSKEDWVFLTRFCFLSDYGRLDFRFRYPEAKCCENILLYFDDPSQWPAVYKAGDKDCVAKESVIRPENNQVINLTTQYAWSGCQVVPEGGTRYLSCSSGRSFRSVRERWWYIALSKCGGDGLQLEYEMILTNGKSFWTRHFSADEFGILETDVTFLLIFILIFLLSCYFGYLLKGRQLLHTTYKMFMAAAGVEVLSLLFFCIYWGQYATDGIGNRSFKILAKLLFSVSFLIFLLMLILLGKGFTVTRGRISHSGSVKLSIYMTLYTLTHIVLLIYEAEFFDPAQVLYTYESPAGYGLIGLQVVAYVWFCYAVLVSLRHFPEKQPFYGPFFAAYTLWFLRSRSWRLIANFGIPKWAREKIVNGIQLGIHLYAHGVFLMMTRPSAANKNFPYHVRTSQIGSAGGPGPGAGGAAQAGGKAFPQHVYGNVTFISDSVPNFTELFSIPPPAGGVASAGKQVEETAAVAAQRGRVVTAAEPGSPPPHPPRLFPPCPFPKGQRGGREGPPPYQLHAPQIHQQQQQPPTQLSPANGFTEYFSMHTAGAGPGPGPGPGPRPPLL; encoded by the exons ATGGAGCCCCCGCATCGCCCCGCaacgccccttcccctcctgctgctgctgctgccgccgctgctgctaCCGCCCCCTGCCGTCCGGGGCAAGTACGTGCGGGGCAACATCAGCTCCAAGGAG GACTGGGTGTTCCTGACACGGTTCTGCTTTCTCTCTGACTATGGGCGCCTAGACTTCCGCTTCCGTTACCCTGAG GCCAAGTGCTGTGAGAACATCCTGCTGTATTTTGATGACCCTTCCCAGTGGCCGGCCGTATACAAAGCAGGGGACAAG GACTGTGTGGCCAAGGAGTCGGTGATCCGCCCGGAGAACAACCAGGTTATCAACCTCACCACCCAGTACGCCTGGTCCGGCTGTCAG gTGGTGCCCGAGGGGGGAACCCGCTACCTGAGCTGCTCCAGTGGCCGCAGCTTCCGCTCGGTTCGGGAGAGATGGTGGTACATCGCCCTCAGCAAATGTGGG GGGGACGGGCTGCAGTTGGAGTATGAAATGATTCTCACCAACGGCAAATCCTTCTGGACCAGGCACTTTTCTGCGGATGAATTTG GGATCCTAGAGACGGATGtgaccttcctcctcatcttcatcctcatctttctcctctcctgttaCTTTGGCT ACTTGCTGAAGGGCCGGCAGCTGCTGCATACGACCTACAAGATGTTCATGGCTGCAGCTGGAGTGGAGG TCCTGAGCCTCTTGTTCTTCTGCATCTACTGGGGTCAGTACGCCACTGACGGCATCGGCAACCGCAGCTTCAAGATCCTAG caAAGCTGCTCTTCtccgtcagtttcctcatctttctgcTGATGCTCATCCTGCTGGGGAAGGGCTTCACCGTCACACG AGGCCGGATCAGCCACTCAGGCTCGGTGAAACTGTCCATCTACATGACCCTGTACACCCTCACCCACATCGTGCTGCTCATCTACGAGGCGGAG TTCTTTGACCCAGCCCAGGTGCTCTACACGTACGAGTCTCCGGCGGGCTACGGGCTGATCGGGCTGCAGGTGGTGGCCTATGTGTGGTTCTGCTACGCCGTCCTTGTCTCCCTGCGCcacttccctgagaagcagccctTCTACGGGCCGTTCTTTGCCGCTTACACCCTCTG GTTTTTGCGGTCCCGGTCATGGCGCCTCATCGCCAACTTCGGCATTCCGAAGTGGGCAAGGGAGAAGATCGTGAATGGCATCCAGCTCGGCATTCACCTCTACGCCCATGGGGTGTTCTTG ATGATGACCCGGCCGTCGGCGGCCAACAAGAACTTCCCCTACCACGTGCGGACGTCGCAGATCGGGTCggcgggagggccgggccccggggccggcggcgccGCCCAGGCCGGAGGCAAGGCCTTCCCCCAGCACGTCTACGGCAACGTCACCTTCATCAGCGACTCCGTCCCCAACTTCACCGagctcttctccatccccccgcccgccgggggcGTGGCCAGT gccgGGAAGCAGGTGGAGGagacggcggcggtggcggcccaGAGGGGCCGGGTGGTGACCGCGGCGGAGCctggcagcccccccccccacccaccccgcctgttccccccctgccccttcccaaagGGCCAGCGGGGGGGGCGAGAGGGCCCCCCTCCCTACCAGCTGCACGCCCCCCAGatccaccagcagcagcagcagccgccaacGCAGCTGTCACCCGCCAATGGCTTCACCGAGTACTTCAGCATGCacacggcgggggcggggccggggccggggccggggccggggccgaggccgcCCCTCCTCTGA